The Myxocyprinus asiaticus isolate MX2 ecotype Aquarium Trade chromosome 46, UBuf_Myxa_2, whole genome shotgun sequence genome includes the window CCCGGGGTGTTTCTATTGCTCCGAACCCCCCTTTCTCTGTTCACACTCCCCACCAGGTTGGTGAATCCAGGGCCGCAGGTGTGGGGGTAAGGTCTGGGCCGGTGTGCTGGCGCTTCAGGGAACCGGGACATATCCAGGATCAATACCCGATGCCGACAGGCGTTTACACAAGTgaagacttctctctccctttttgtACAGACGGACGTGTGGGACTTGGGGTTGGGGGCTGTATTATCTCTGGTAGTGGAGGGGGAGGATtgccctgtgctgtacattagtcggaagctctcgGTGCGATAGAAGAAGTACAGCACAAAAGAGaaagagtgtctggccatcaaatgggcggtcctcaccctccggtactacctgcttgGGCAGgacttcaccctctgttcggatcacACCCCACTCAAATGGCTCAACCGCATGAAGGacaccaatgcgtggatcactcgtcggtatctggcacttcagccctttaagttTGAGGTGTTCCACAGGCTGGGGGTGTGTGATGGCAGTGGCCGATTTTCTCTCTCGGAATGGGACAGGGGGAGTTGGTGGCAGGCCGGACAACTcctcggcctgagtcgggcggtgggggtatgtggaggcgagggtgtggtcgagcgccGATATGtgcagagtgaggccgggaaaGCTGAGTGGGTAAGAATTTACACTTGTGCTAACAGCTGTTTGTATTTTCAGCGAGCTGTGGCggagataaaaggggaggagatGGAGGCAGATGAGAAAGAGAGTCGCGCTTcaactgcctgtgtgtgtgtgtgttttggagtgtttgctgaaaagcaaagAGCTAtttgtaagtaaagacttactcattgCAACGGAGTATGCCGTCTCacacttcctcattccctggaactACGGGATTTGTTACAGTCTACAATAAGCTGaggtgttgattttaaaattatgCAACTCCAAGATACAGAGAAAGGTCCTCTTCTCTTTTGTCCTTCAGTGTCAGTTTAATATTGCTTTGAAACCCTTTGACCTCATTATAGACGTGTGCAGGTCATACGTTCTACCTTTCATTCACAGTAAAGCTGCTTCCCTCTTACTTTCAATAGATTTGCATGTTTGTGCTCTCAGAAGCAGATTAGTTTTTGTAATTCTCATGTCTGATAATTGTTCCCAGAATGTGAACTACCACAGTTtatagatttaaagggatagttcattaaattatattagatttttagaagatgtaGGTCAGTGCAAGTAAATGTTGAGAcataactttgaagctctaacAATCacatacaagcagcataaaagtaatccacacaacccTAGTGGATTAAtatgtgtcttctgaagcaatgcgaTTCCTTATTTACTGCTAAATATTATTTGTTCCACACAGACACGTTCTTCAGTTTATCAGAGAAACTAAAAACAGTCACTCATCAGACACACAATAACAAAACATGACTTGCTTGACTTTCTGTGATGATGACAGAGCGCTTCAAAGCATTATAAAAAGGatatgtgatattattttaatcaGCATCTCAGCACATTATGATATACTTAACTTTTCCTGGTTTCTATGGcattttttcacagttttctATTGTGACACATTTGCATCACTGTACTGAGCTGTTATAATTTAGTGCACAACAGATTTTGCACAAGCTTGGCTATGGTGGACTCAAATTTAGGActgaacattgaaaaaaataaaaaataaataactacatGAGGATATATTTGGCATTtctattttattaaaacagataAACCAAATCCCAtaaagtattttataaaaaaaatatttgtacatgAGAATATTACATAGCACAAGGAGAGCTTATGCACAGTATAAGATGTATACAATTCAAATAGAAAGAGGAATGGCTTCTTTTATACTGTGGTGCTTGAAGACTTTCCTATAGAAGTTGTTCTTTTGTCCACTTTAGCAATATGATTGCTCACCCAGGCTGTCTGAGGGTCTGCACAGATTTCTTTCCCTGCAATTGTCAGAAACCTGatgacaaaacacaaaacaagactTAGATCAAGGATTTCAATGGAAAGAATTTTTAAAGTTTGACTTTGCAGTTGAAATGATGTGATACTCACACAATGCCTTCTTTGGGACAGTAGCTGCTGGTCCGTTTGTAAGAGACCACACGTCTGAGAGGAATCGTCAGATTTGTGAACTCTGAACAGCATGTTGACTGTGCTGCTTGGTTTGCTAAAGTAGCTGAAAGAATTCAAGTTTCACTTTAGATATtcaaaatatcacaaataaaaagaagttCATCACATATAAATCACCAAAtgtgacattttcaaaaatgaaacaaagcaTAACTgaagtaaataatataaaaacagaaGGTAAGGTTTTGTTTTAATACGTATAAAGAATCCTCACAACTCGAAGCCAGCTGCATAGAGCAGAACAGCACCAAGAAGATCAGAGACATCAGACTTTTCATTCTTCAGGAGTGTTGGTTCACACTGTTCTGTAGAGCTTTTAGATCTCCAAGCAAGTGATGTGTACCGAATAGTTTCAGATCACCTTCTTAAATACAGAGTAAGAGAGATTTTCCTCCAAAAGATATTCATGTAAATGTATTTCTGAGTATCAAAATACTCTAGAAGGTGTTTATTTTAGCACTTCCTTTTCATCATCCAGCTTTCTGTTTTACTTCTCTTCAGTGATGTAAGAATGGCCCCTGaacttttcttttatttcttagatTCATTGAAAACATTCTCCAGGGAAAACAATTCAGAGATCAGTTTGATCAGTTTCTTCTCCTTGGATAGtgtgcatataaacaagtgttCATATGGGTGAAGGTGTCGGGCAAATGTTCAAATTCTGAGACATTTTGCGTCCCAGAAaggaatttaattttaaatgaaaacgaaTGTCATATTGAGTCCACACCTGATCAATGAAAAGTATGAAAGTAAATATTGCTtgtatattacattaaaaaaaaaattttttttggcacAACTTCATTTTATTGTGTGCGTTCAATTTAAATGTGTAGAATGGAAGGTCACTTAATTCATTTGTATTgggacaaatagttttcattagcAATAACCATATGTACATGTAATGTCAGGATCCcagaatgcacaaataaaaatggtaaattaatgtcttaatttttgatttttattgcagtatttgcactggtggtgttgtgtttgttgtcccTTTGggttttgtgtcatgtgagtgcATCTATTTCTAAAAATATGATTGTTGAGTGTCACCATCATTGTGGTTTGTGTATTGGATGTTAAGGACCCCGCATGCCAAGTAACCTAGGAAGTTCAGGGAGTATTGATGCTAGCAACCACTCCTGGAGTTGATAGTTTGAATCCaaggcatgttgagtgactccggccaggcctcctaagcaaccaaattagcctggttgctagagagggtagagtcacatgggataacttTCTTGTGGTTGTGATTAAttgttcttgctctcaatggagcATGTGGTAAGTTATGTGTGGATTGCAGGGAGTAGCA containing:
- the LOC127435970 gene encoding monocyte chemotactic protein 1B-like, translated to MKSLMSLIFLVLFCSMQLASSSTLANQAAQSTCCSEFTNLTIPLRRVVSYKRTSSYCPKEGIVFLTIAGKEICADPQTAWVSNHIAKVDKRTTSIGKSSSTTV